The Haloarchaeobius amylolyticus genome window below encodes:
- a CDS encoding helix-turn-helix domain-containing protein — protein sequence MAKYSTGGSSGGSDGDTCELCGAASDGLRKANVAGATLQVCPSCAPHDDAQKQQSGGSNRSNQQDESDRKRRAVQNAAKANDVWDGDSSRWEEEGTNYDDDPLPYLVKDYGKLVTEKRQAEGLQRGELAEELGVDESDIIAIEQGRATQAGIGGGLIAALEDRLDVKLDDS from the coding sequence ATGGCGAAGTACTCGACGGGCGGTTCGTCGGGTGGCAGCGACGGTGACACCTGTGAGCTCTGCGGCGCGGCGAGCGACGGCCTGCGGAAGGCGAACGTCGCGGGCGCGACACTGCAGGTGTGCCCTTCGTGTGCGCCCCACGACGACGCACAGAAGCAGCAATCGGGCGGGAGCAACCGCTCGAACCAGCAGGACGAGTCCGACCGCAAGCGCCGGGCCGTCCAGAACGCCGCGAAGGCGAACGACGTCTGGGACGGCGACTCCTCCCGCTGGGAGGAGGAGGGGACCAACTACGACGACGACCCCCTCCCGTACCTCGTGAAGGACTACGGGAAGCTCGTCACCGAGAAGCGCCAGGCCGAGGGCCTCCAGCGCGGGGAACTCGCCGAGGAACTCGGCGTCGACGAGTCCGACATCATCGCCATCGAGCAGGGCCGGGCGACCCAGGCCGGCATCGGCGGCGGCCTCATCGCCGCGCTCGAGGACCGACTCGACGTGAAACTCGACGACTCGTAG
- a CDS encoding DUF420 domain-containing protein, with product MEKTVKRNVPALTAVLTVVSLALVIGAARQLIPKSILPKAPEWVLSAIPHVNAGISLVAIVVIVAGLRAIKRNDYERHRKLMLAGVGLFLLFLVLYLYKVALKGPNAFPGTGLVELAYLGILAIHMLLAILCLPLLYYVLLLAWTHPMSELKNTRHPTIGRIAAPLWLVSFVLGNVVYVLLYLVY from the coding sequence ATGGAGAAGACGGTAAAGCGGAACGTCCCGGCCCTGACGGCGGTGCTGACGGTGGTCTCGCTGGCACTCGTCATCGGGGCAGCACGGCAGCTCATCCCGAAGTCGATACTGCCGAAGGCACCGGAGTGGGTGCTCTCGGCCATCCCGCACGTGAACGCCGGCATCAGCCTCGTCGCCATCGTGGTCATCGTCGCCGGCCTGCGGGCGATCAAGCGCAACGACTACGAGCGTCACCGGAAACTGATGCTCGCCGGCGTCGGGCTCTTCCTGCTGTTCCTCGTGCTGTACCTCTACAAGGTCGCCCTGAAGGGCCCGAACGCGTTCCCCGGGACGGGCCTGGTCGAACTGGCGTACCTCGGCATCCTCGCGATACACATGCTGCTGGCCATCCTCTGCCTGCCGCTGCTGTACTACGTGCTGTTGCTCGCGTGGACGCACCCGATGAGCGAACTGAAGAACACGAGACATCCGACCATCGGCCGCATCGCCGCGCCCCTGTGGCTCGTCTCGTTCGTGCTGGGGAACGTGGTGTACGTGCTGCTGTACCTGGTCTACTGA
- a CDS encoding PA14 domain-containing protein, with product MFPTDDRALNEQIALVLMVAVAFVGAGAIFLAGADIASLVQDPPPQAEFGFAFNASSGVVAVTHEGGATIDAESGALSVVVRPAGGGAPQNATWVGDGSATSVAAGSSFSLNASNSPGTADATYPPGLVAGDVVQVVWTSPGGGRSAVLARYEVTEDSNPAVRFEQGVAYEYYEADSQYSSMPDFSTETPTAVGGTGDFDISVRERDSEYAFRFRGHVVVPEDGQYTFSTSSDDGSELYIDGARVVDNRGLHGDRKRSGTVTLTAGYHPITVTHFEHTGNEVLDVTWAGPSFGEQPLGVSALRRQPILTAAFTPTCAGLNCSFDASASTDESGAIQEYRWDFGDGTTTTTTGPTVDHEYGSTGDRTVTLTVLGSTGATETTSTTVTAEPMRAPDATGPTEQGLEYEHYDGNWDVLPDFDALTPTSTGETTDFDIFAAGQDDDTFAYRYTGYVEVPEDGEYTFWTGSDDGSALYIGDEQVVNNDGAHPYREESGTIDLETGTHEITVTVFERTGQESLEVFWAGPSFGKQEVPTSRLVRNQSSPAIWDATEPWASPAAGGDDGDGRDRRPDRQQDTTSAADTVKRSPAVSSR from the coding sequence ATGTTCCCGACGGACGACCGCGCCCTCAACGAGCAGATCGCGCTGGTGTTGATGGTCGCGGTCGCGTTCGTCGGCGCCGGTGCGATATTCCTCGCGGGTGCCGATATCGCGTCGCTCGTCCAGGACCCACCACCGCAGGCCGAGTTCGGCTTCGCGTTCAACGCGAGCAGTGGAGTCGTGGCCGTCACGCACGAGGGCGGGGCGACCATCGACGCCGAGTCGGGGGCACTGTCTGTCGTGGTCCGGCCTGCCGGTGGCGGCGCACCGCAGAACGCGACGTGGGTTGGCGACGGGTCGGCGACGAGCGTGGCTGCCGGTAGCTCCTTCAGCCTCAACGCGAGCAACAGTCCCGGGACCGCGGACGCGACGTACCCGCCGGGGCTGGTCGCGGGCGACGTGGTCCAGGTCGTCTGGACCTCGCCCGGTGGCGGCCGGTCGGCTGTGCTCGCACGGTACGAGGTCACGGAGGACTCGAACCCCGCGGTCCGGTTCGAACAGGGCGTCGCCTACGAGTACTACGAGGCGGACTCGCAGTACTCGAGCATGCCGGACTTCTCGACGGAGACGCCGACGGCGGTCGGTGGGACCGGCGACTTCGACATCTCCGTCCGTGAGCGCGACAGCGAGTACGCGTTCCGGTTCAGGGGCCACGTCGTGGTCCCAGAGGACGGCCAGTACACCTTCTCGACGTCCTCCGACGACGGCAGCGAGCTGTACATCGACGGGGCTCGTGTGGTCGACAATCGCGGCCTGCACGGGGACCGAAAGCGATCCGGCACTGTGACGCTCACCGCGGGCTACCACCCAATCACCGTGACCCACTTCGAGCACACCGGGAACGAGGTGCTCGACGTGACGTGGGCCGGGCCGAGCTTCGGCGAGCAGCCCCTCGGAGTGAGTGCGCTCCGCAGGCAGCCGATACTGACCGCCGCGTTCACCCCGACGTGTGCCGGGCTGAACTGCTCGTTCGACGCGAGCGCCTCGACCGACGAGAGCGGGGCCATCCAGGAGTACCGCTGGGACTTCGGTGACGGAACCACGACGACCACCACCGGTCCGACCGTCGACCACGAGTACGGGTCGACCGGCGACCGGACGGTCACGCTGACCGTCCTCGGGTCGACGGGAGCGACCGAGACGACCAGCACCACGGTGACGGCAGAACCGATGCGCGCCCCGGACGCCACCGGTCCGACCGAGCAGGGCCTCGAGTACGAGCACTACGATGGGAACTGGGACGTCCTGCCGGACTTCGACGCGCTGACGCCGACCAGCACCGGTGAGACGACCGACTTCGACATCTTCGCCGCGGGGCAGGACGACGACACCTTCGCGTACCGGTACACCGGCTACGTCGAGGTGCCAGAGGACGGCGAGTACACGTTCTGGACCGGGTCAGACGACGGTAGCGCGCTGTACATCGGCGACGAGCAGGTCGTGAACAACGACGGGGCACACCCCTACCGCGAGGAATCGGGGACCATCGACCTCGAGACCGGGACCCACGAGATAACGGTCACCGTCTTCGAGCGGACGGGCCAGGAGTCCCTCGAGGTGTTCTGGGCCGGGCCGTCGTTCGGCAAGCAGGAGGTCCCGACCTCGCGGCTGGTGCGGAACCAGTCCTCGCCGGCCATCTGGGACGCGACCGAACCGTGGGCGTCGCCGGCCGCCGGTGGCGACGATGGCGACGGTCGCGACAGGCGCCCGGACCGACAGCAGGACACGACTTCCGCGGCCGACACGGTTAAGCGCTCACCGGCGGTTTCCAGCCGCTGA
- a CDS encoding plastocyanin/azurin family copper-binding protein yields the protein MTDDSTVDRRTVLRTTGVVLATAGLAGCLGSDSEGERTTAEPTEEPTDTPTDMEPSGDTGAATVEVGPEGEYVFTPGTAEPLTVSAGTTVTFVWESDTHNIVVTAQPDGADWGGHEPIENTGFEYEYTFDVPGTYEYVCEPHEALGMVGELVVEE from the coding sequence ATGACTGACGATTCGACGGTCGACCGACGGACAGTGCTCAGAACGACAGGTGTCGTGCTCGCGACAGCAGGACTCGCCGGCTGTCTCGGCTCGGACAGCGAGGGCGAGCGGACGACGGCCGAACCGACCGAGGAACCGACGGACACCCCGACCGACATGGAGCCCTCCGGTGACACCGGCGCGGCGACCGTCGAGGTCGGCCCCGAGGGGGAGTACGTCTTCACGCCCGGGACGGCGGAACCGCTGACCGTGAGCGCCGGGACCACCGTGACCTTCGTCTGGGAGTCGGACACCCACAACATCGTCGTCACCGCCCAGCCCGACGGCGCGGACTGGGGTGGCCACGAACCCATCGAGAACACCGGCTTCGAGTACGAGTACACGTTCGACGTGCCCGGCACCTACGAGTACGTCTGCGAGCCCCACGAGGCGCTCGGGATGGTCGGCGAGCTCGTCGTCGAGGAGTGA